GGCCTGCGCGGTGGTCATGGGCTCCCTCCTCATCGAGAAGAACCCGGGCCGAGTGCCCTGAGCGGGTTCGCTTACGCCCTGGCACCCGGTACCACCGGCGCGTCACGACCTGCCGCTCACGCCCCCAGCGCGTGCGACACGGTGTAGATCAGCAGGCCGGCCAGCGAGCCGACCACCGTGCCGTTGATGCGGATGAACTGCAGGTCGCGGCCGATGTTGGCCTCGATCTTCCGCGTGGTGTGCTCGGCGTCCCAGCTCGCCACCGTGTCCGTGATGAGGGAGGTGATCTCCTTGCGGTAGGTGGTGACGACGTACACGGCCGCGTCCTCCACCCACTGGTCGACCTTGTCCTGCACCTTGCGCTCGGCCGCCATCCGGGAGCCCAGCGACAGCAGCGAGGCGCGGACGCGCAGCCGCAGCTCGCTGCGCTCGTCCTCCGCCGCCGCGACGATCATGGACCGGACGGCCGTCCAGGCGCTGGCGATGAGGTCCTGCACCTCGCCGCGGCCCAGCACCTCGCCCTTGAGCCGTTCGACGCGGGCGCGGGTGTCGGTGTCGGACTGGAGGTCGCCCGCGAAGTCGGTGAGGAAGCGGTCCAGGGCGCCGCGGGCGGGGTGGGCGGGCATGTCGCGCATCTCGGTGGCGAAGCGCAGCAGTTCCTTGTAGACGCGCTCGCCGACCTTGCGGTCGACGAACCTCGGCGTCCAGCCGGGGGCGCCGCCCTCCACGGCGTCCATGACCTCGTCGCGGTGCAGGACCAGCCAGTCGTGGGCGCGGTTGACGATGAGATCCACGACCCGTTTGTGGCCGCCGTCGGCGACGACCTTCTCCAGCATCTTGCCGATGCCGGGGCCGATCTCCTGGGCGTTGGCGCGGCGCGTGATGGCCTCGCCGACCACGGCCTGGACGTCGGAGTCGCGCAGGACCGTCAGGGCGCCGCGCAGGGCGGTGGACAGCTCGGCCGTGACCCGGTCGGCGTGTTCGGGCACGGCGAGCCAGGCGCCGAGGCGGCTGCCGATGCCGACGGCGCGCAGCCGCTGCCGTACGACGTCCTCAGAGAGGAAGTTCTCGCCGACGAACTCGCCGAGGGAGACGCCGAGCTGGTCCTTCTTGGTGGGGATGATCGCCGTGTGCGGGATGGGGATGCCGAGGGGGTGGCGGAAGAGGGCGGTGACGGCGAACCAGTCGGCGAGCGCGCCGACCATGCCCGCCTCGGAGGCGGCGGCGACATAGCCCGCCCAGGGGCCGGCGCCGGAGTTCTGCGCCCACTTGGCGAGGACGTAGACCACGGCGACGAACAGCAGGAGGCCGGTGGCGGTGAGTTTCATCCGGCGTACGCCGCGCTGTTTCTCCTCGTCCGCCGGGCTGAAGGTCGTCATCGCGCGGTTCACGGCGGGCCGGGGGCGGGCATGCTGCCCCGCGACGCTGCCCTTTTCTTCCACTTTGGTCCGCTCCATCCGCTCCACCCGCTCGGTGATCCCGCACACATTGTCCCTTCCTGACCGACTCCTGGAACGGAACAGGAGTTCCCGGCGTCTGTCGGGAGGGGGTAATGCGACGGGGTCCTGTCAGCTTCCCCGTGCCCATGCCGCATCATGGGAACATCAGATCGGAGCCTGAGGCTCCCATCGCCCGAGGAGAACTGAAGAGCATGACCCGGGGTCGTGGTTACGCCCTCCTGGCCGTCGTCGTCGCAGCGATCGTGGCCCTTTCCACCGCCATATACGTCGGAGTGGCGTCCGACAACGGCACCCGCAACCGGAACGCACTCGCCGACGGCCGCGTCCCGAACAACCCCGCCGCCCCGGCCTCCACCGGCACCTGGGTCGGCACCTGGTCCACGTCCCCGGCCGGCGCCGAGCCCGGCACGGAGACGACCGGCATGGCGGACCGCTCGGTACGCAACGTCGTCCACACCAGCGTCGGCGGTACGAGTGCCCGCGTGACGCTGTCCAATCTCTACGGCCAGTCGCCGCTGAACATCACGCAGGCGTCGATCGCCGTCGCCGCGGGCAGCGGCACGCCCGCCGCGCTCGCGGACACCATGCGGCAGCTGACCTTCAACGGCGGCCCCGCGGTCGTCGTCCCGCCCGGCGGGCAGGTGATGAGCGACGCCGTGCGCATCGCCATCCCGCACGACGCGGACGTCCTGATCACCACGTACACGCCGACCAGCTCCGGCCCGGTGACGTACCACCCGCACGCCCGGCAGACCTCCTACGTCGCCCAGGGCGACCAGGCGCGGGACGTGACGGGCACGCCGTACACCGAGGAGACCAGGTACTGGCGCTACCTGACCGCGCTGGACGTGCTGAGCAACGAGGCGGACGGGACGGTGGTCGCCCTGGGCGACTCGCTGACCGACGGCATCACCTCCACGTCGGGCGCCAACAGGCGGTGGACCGACGTTCTCTCGGACCGGCTACGCGCGGAGATCGCGGCCGGGCGGGACCTGCCGCGCTACAGCGTCGTCAACCAGGGCATCAGCGGGAACCGGGTCCTCACCGACGGGCTGGGCCGCCCCGCGGACAACCCCAGCGGGCTGAACCGCTTCGCGCGGGACGTACTGCAGCGGACGAACGTCAAGGTCGTCGTCATCGACCTCGGCGTCAACGACATCCTGCGCAACCCGCGGCTCGCCGACCCGGACGCGATCGTCGGCGGCCTGCGCACGATGGTGGGGCAGGCGCACGCGCGGGGGCTGAAGGTCGTGGGCGCGACCCTCATGCCGTTCTACGGGCACCGTGGCTACACGGACGCGCGTGAAGGGGTGCGGCAGGCCATCAACGCCGAGATCCGGGCCGGACGGGTGTTCGACGCGGTCGTCGACTTCGACGCGGCGCTGCGGGATCCGTACGACCCTCGGCGGCTGCGGCCGGTGTACGACTCGGGGGATCATCTGCACCCCAGCGACAAGGGGTACGCGCGGATGGCGGAGGCGTTCGACCTGGAGCTGCTGAAGGGGTCGGTACCGGCGGAGCTGTAGAGCTGTCTGCTGATACGCACCGCAGTCGTGGCTGAGGCGGGGTGGGCGCGCAACCCGGCGCTACGGGGTACCGCCTGCGCCCACCCGTGCCGCCCCAGCGGCACGACTGCCCGCAGACGGCAGGCGTCCTCAGCCCAGCTCCCGCCGCCCCTCCCTCCGCTCCAGCTTCTCCCGCTGCCGTTCCTCCCGTAGCCGCTGCTTCTCCGCGCGTGTCAGCTTCCGCTGGACCCCGACGCCGCCCCACAGCGCGAAGCCGGTGACGACGACCCGCGGTGCGCCCGGCTCCCCCGGCACGCCCTCCTCGCGGTGGTCGAAGCCGCCCATGATCCCGATGCCGCGCACGACGACCTCGACCCCGGGCGGCACGATGACGTCCACCCCGCCCATGATCGCGATCACGTTGATCTCGACCTCGCGGTCCGTGAAGTTCGCCTCGCGCAGGTCGAGCTCCCCGCCGCCGCAGAAGGCGAGGCAGGTGAACCGCCGGGGCACCGTCCAGTGCCCCTTGCGCTGGAAGCCGGCCATCACGGCGGCGGCCCAGGTCGAGGACCCCTCACCGCCCACGATCCGCCGCGACCAGTCCGGCCCGGCGGCGGGCTCCTTGCTCAGCGACACCACCGGCGCGGTGACACCGGAGGCCGGCAGGTCCCGGGTGATCGGCGCCAGCTCCCCGTACGTCCGCGCCCGGTACGTCGCGTCCAGCCGCTCCTCGAACTCCGCCATGTCGAGACGGCCCTCCGCGAGGGCGTCCCGCAGGATCTCGGCGACCCGTTCACGGTCGGCGTCGGAGGCGCGGAGGTCCGGGAC
This genomic stretch from Streptomyces sp. Go-475 harbors:
- a CDS encoding DUF445 domain-containing protein; this translates as MCGITERVERMERTKVEEKGSVAGQHARPRPAVNRAMTTFSPADEEKQRGVRRMKLTATGLLLFVAVVYVLAKWAQNSGAGPWAGYVAAASEAGMVGALADWFAVTALFRHPLGIPIPHTAIIPTKKDQLGVSLGEFVGENFLSEDVVRQRLRAVGIGSRLGAWLAVPEHADRVTAELSTALRGALTVLRDSDVQAVVGEAITRRANAQEIGPGIGKMLEKVVADGGHKRVVDLIVNRAHDWLVLHRDEVMDAVEGGAPGWTPRFVDRKVGERVYKELLRFATEMRDMPAHPARGALDRFLTDFAGDLQSDTDTRARVERLKGEVLGRGEVQDLIASAWTAVRSMIVAAAEDERSELRLRVRASLLSLGSRMAAERKVQDKVDQWVEDAAVYVVTTYRKEITSLITDTVASWDAEHTTRKIEANIGRDLQFIRINGTVVGSLAGLLIYTVSHALGA
- a CDS encoding SGNH/GDSL hydrolase family protein — protein: MTRGRGYALLAVVVAAIVALSTAIYVGVASDNGTRNRNALADGRVPNNPAAPASTGTWVGTWSTSPAGAEPGTETTGMADRSVRNVVHTSVGGTSARVTLSNLYGQSPLNITQASIAVAAGSGTPAALADTMRQLTFNGGPAVVVPPGGQVMSDAVRIAIPHDADVLITTYTPTSSGPVTYHPHARQTSYVAQGDQARDVTGTPYTEETRYWRYLTALDVLSNEADGTVVALGDSLTDGITSTSGANRRWTDVLSDRLRAEIAAGRDLPRYSVVNQGISGNRVLTDGLGRPADNPSGLNRFARDVLQRTNVKVVVIDLGVNDILRNPRLADPDAIVGGLRTMVGQAHARGLKVVGATLMPFYGHRGYTDAREGVRQAINAEIRAGRVFDAVVDFDAALRDPYDPRRLRPVYDSGDHLHPSDKGYARMAEAFDLELLKGSVPAEL
- a CDS encoding DUF1707 domain-containing protein; the encoded protein is MTDDSVPDLRASDADRERVAEILRDALAEGRLDMAEFEERLDATYRARTYGELAPITRDLPASGVTAPVVSLSKEPAAGPDWSRRIVGGEGSSTWAAAVMAGFQRKGHWTVPRRFTCLAFCGGGELDLREANFTDREVEINVIAIMGGVDVIVPPGVEVVVRGIGIMGGFDHREEGVPGEPGAPRVVVTGFALWGGVGVQRKLTRAEKQRLREERQREKLERREGRRELG